The genomic DNA AATCACATTACACTCTCAACTTAAAATAGTCTACTCTTCTGCACCCcatccattgtcctaccctgacatcctcttccctgttccttctCCCCTCactaaggtgtaacactgccctctctttttatattctccctttagtAAAGTTTTTTTCACCCTTCCtgaaagctgatatccggagtttctgaaaggacgtctcgatgtcccgccctcaacagcttcacttccttcccctgcctctgcattctaccagaagccacgcctctacttttctgcacatgcatCGCAGAACCTAACAAAGTTgtatcgggtcacattgatataggtctatgggtcagataAGAGCCAAACTCATATTTACCTATTTGCTGTTGTGACCCgctgccttgtttccgtgcacagtttcacattcactttgattgacagtctcaaaaacacgaagtcgaagcctattggctggtcgcagtcggcgatcgttttcatttgtataggggtctataggacaaaggaggaacttatatatattaatgtatatgaatgaccaccggcagtagaccataggaaaagactagttaggtatgttttcacatttcaaaaaaatcatacataaacatagatttctcagaaactctggatatcagtttttggagggctggtgatggtcacgaaaagaaaagaaaaacactcctgcaggttttagagctcacagtcttgatgacagatgatgatgactgACGACCccatcatttctgaatgcatgGATTATAAGAAGCTCTTAAAATctggctttccacacaaacaaacgtaaATGTGAGGTTCgtaggaggaaaaaagagaggcTTAGGATAGTTAGGACTTTTGGGAGGTGCATGTAAGGTTACGGCGTCGACCAGACTCTGATTCTGGCATGCAGCCAGAACCAGAATTTGAATTTCTGACTCAGGCACATGGGACAATAGGGCCCACTATACGTCTCCTTGTCACTATGTGTCCGTCTCACTGATATGTGTGTGCTTAAGTTGGTTTTACAGGACTCATGGCTGGAGAGTCCGTGTTGGCTGTTTTCCCGTCCATGCTATCGTGTGTCTGTAGGGTTGTGTGTGCTTGGGTGAGCGTCACGTCAAGATTGTGTGTGCGGGTGTGTTCGTAGGTGTCCGAGagtgactgggtgtgtcttaacttcTCCAGGAGCAATGCCCAAACAGCTGAAACctagttacttttactttaatttacttgttAATTTTATATAATGTTTGGCAACGACAGTGGAATATTGTGGGGCATCTATTTCAAGGCAGCAACAATGGGTTAAGTCATTTTTTGGGACAAAGTGTGTGAATAATTAGCAAATGAAGAAAACTATCAAGTGGCTTTCAGGAGCACTCAGAAGTGAAAATGGATAATTTGTCTTTTATAAGTGGTGACCGAAAACTGCTCTCACAGGAGTCTTAACCAGGCAGCGAGGTCAAACCAGCATCATCTGTGCTTTGAGAAAAGCTGGTTTGTGGCTTTTAGAGTTGTATTGAATAAAATCACCTCAAATTAACCACAAATGAGAAACACTGTTTcctgattaaataaatatatatacacagtaccCAAGTATAATCAGTAGCCAAATGTAGactcaaataaaatgaaaagcaTTCTGTTAATCTTTATTAGGACTAGCTTTATCTCTACAGTACAGTCACAACATACTCATTGAAAAATGTACTATACTGGTATGGCAATATTTTATGATCAATCATATGATCATTATACAATAAGTCACAGATGACATGGTGAAGGTGGCAGCTGCCGCTTACAAACACTTTGGTTAGTTTGTTTAGTGTGCACAGTATAAAATCAGCCTGGCTGATGAAGTCATACAAATGCAGAGAGAAAATGACAGATGCTATTAGGGAGGTTACAAAAGAAGTCAAACATATTCTCATCTAGACACTGTTTTTCTGAAAAGCCTGGTAATGGGAGTCTGGATCAGTGCTCACATCTACTAAGACAGTCACCTTTTAGCTGGGCTTCATGTGTAACACATTGCTTAGGCAACTCATTGAAGCTTATTATCTGTGTTGTGTAGAATATTATACTTGCACTCATGTCTGCTGCAATAAGACATGGATGCCTATAAATGTTATGTGTCCCACTATTGACATTACTAATGAGAAAAGCAGGAATTGTTTGTGATAGTGACATTACAAAAGCCTGTTCCATTATATTTATGTCCATGAATAGCGTTTTGTCTGAAACATTCTACGGTAAATTACTTACCAGGCAGTAATTATTTTTGGTATAGATCGTATTTTCAAGCATCATGCTTGAGGGGAAGTTTTCACAATGTATGCCAACTTTTTCTTTCAAGTTTGGCTTTTGTGTATCGCAAATATTGAGTCAAATGTAACATACTTAAAATCTGATACATCTAAATCACAAGTGTCAAACCAAGGCcaggggaccaaatccggccctttggagcatccaattagCCCCACAGCAAAAAGCAAACaccattattttttgtttttgtgcaaatttaactaattcagttgtaaatatctcggctgaatatatttccaaattaatacacacatttaatgaaacacCACAATATaaaccttttcacactctggaactgcgcatgcgcgacctgAGGGGTCATACGTTGAGAGTGgtaaacgtaaacaagctcgtccactctgttgatattttcaacctaacagtgtttgtcatgttattccagagatctttagtgttttgaTAGTGtttatgttattaatattacacatatttggACTAGAGGAGGGACAAGGTCTTTCCGCTGAAGCCACTTTCGgccgatctgagcacttttaaaaaccgatgggagCAACTCAGCAAGgcagtcccctcgcttccacacaCAGATTACACCTGGTGCATGAAAATACcaactacctgggtctccagggGGCGGAATTcagactctacccgggaatTATGTGCATATTTAAggacttttgtaaaaccgatgagaGGAGCAGTATCAAAACGAcctgctgtttttttctgtgtctatctttattattgttagtttcttttttttttcatttgtgtaattgttttaacaactgtaaagtgtctttgagtttttcaaaataaaatgtattattattattgatgggacaagtgaAGTTTCTGAATGTAAAAAAGACAGTATgtgttctcactttgaaaaggtaaatttacgacGTCCATttactaaccaggtccatgaatattttttattaagctattattttaattaaatgtacaaatttgaaggaagttcTCGAGTTAAACACTAAAGAGGCCGATGAGTGAAACCGCACtcatcagctgattggtcagTGTTTAAGAAGTCAAGAAAAACTGGAATTTTCAGCTCAtgtgcagcattagcattagcagctaactcggcatTTCTACCTTGGAGACCGATACCGCAGTTCcgaaaaaaatctttcaaggaatcaatgcactaacagtaaaaataatctaaatctctgtcagactcgttgTCAGGCaaggcgagtttatccctcttgaccacTGAACTCACACACGAGGACTGAACGAGAGCGAGAgttccgagagtgtgaaaaggcttcttagcagggctcacattttccccatgcttatatcacatgatggcagtcatttttctatctcaaattgttaaaagaactcacaattttcaaattcaaaatatttcaaatttttccCCCATATTAAATAAAACGTgaccacaaaataaaaaaataaattgaaagtaaagatcctgcagggtctgatatatatatatatatatatatatatatatatatatatatatatatatataggtgaagtgcaaactagagcacaataatgattaaatttcCCATTTTTGCGCCTACAATCTGCGACCCACTCCAgataaactgctctgtattaggcctctgaactaaaatgagtttgaaacacCTGACCTAAACTGTCAGAAATCCTATTGCATGTTCTGTTCGGATACAGCCTTGACAAACCAGTGACCGATAGAACAAGGTAAAATTGCATGTACTTGGtctattattaaatatttgaataatattcCCCTGTTGGCGAGTCATGGCTGTGGCATATTTTTGTAGCTTTATGTGGATGGTGTCATAAGGAAAACCAAGATTAAAGTACTGATAAACTTATACCAGCAACCAAACATCTCatctaacttttaaaaaatgtacatttagaCACACCTAAGACAAACCACGTGCTTcaactgtatttttaatgtgCCATAAATCCACCAAGACGTGAAAATAATACAGAAGTCTACAAATATTCTCAGCATTGATTCTACTCTGCAAATGATAACGCGACCGTAGCTTTTCTTTGTCTAAACATTTAGATGAACTTTTTACAACATAACTGTTGATTCAAAACAGCTGCTTCTAACATCAAATTATCCAGCATTTCTAAACATATCAAACTGATAAAAAGTTCACAGTAAACTCTTGTAAACCAGAGGCTCTCAAACGTGATATCAGAGACCTCTTAGAACTATGAAAACTGGCTGAAGATCTCATAGTTACGTTATTGCAACTTTAATTACAGAGGGGGCCACAAATTGTGattgtttgtctttgttattgttgttgtttttgtgtgcttttctgtaattttgtcaattttttttttttgctgtccttttgtgtaattttgtttgcttgtttgtctATATcattaaagacattaaaaaaaaatcttcctcctccacattgaaaaaaagaagaaaaagacgaatgaaaaagagcaaaaagaagtaaaacatgACATTTGCCCCCTTCgtgaaaaaataattacattaaacaaaggCAAACAGCAAAGAAGTCATTGTCACAACTCATTTGAAACCACACACTTACACTTCTGTCTCATATTTCTTCAACATAACACATTTCACATCTTAAGTGATCTTGATAAtttgatgtcatcatttagattcTTCCTTAGTCTGAAATTAAGGATAGTGCTTTATTGTTTACCTTAACAATTTTGTTGTTGCATTGTtctactttgtttgtttttgtagtcattttgtttacttttggggggccacacaaaattagactgagggttgcatgtggcccctgggccgacAGTTGTTCATGTTTGCTTCACTGACATCTGATCATCTTTGGTTTTTGGAATGTTCAACATTTTCACTAAATTGCAGTAAAATTTAAACAAGAAGtaaaaatttagaaaataaaatcttACAATAACTTGTAAATCCCTTCTTTCTGATGACCTCTAATTACTTGATACTTTGTGTTGATACACATATTCATCAAATGTACTCCTTGATCATTAAAAAGGAGATTGACTGTAAGAGCACAATAGGTCATACAAAAGCAggcaatttaataaaaattaacaTAATGTGTAGGACTAATACTGATTATGAATGGGAGTGTTGGGGGCATCATGGGGGTTACTGGAGAAGAGGTTAGTTGAGCACTttttaatgatctttataaaaGTGTGCTGAGCAACGATGACTTTCTGACCTGCAGAAGTCCCTGagccccagtttgagaacctctgttgaaaacaaatattcctttattgtcGCTAACATATATACAATCTGTCCttaaactgtaaatattctgtCTGACAAAagtttgaacacatttttgtggtgtaataataattttttgcaataattaaaatgaaattcaTTGGTTTAATATAGCAAGTTGGTATTTCACAGAGTTAAACTGATGAATAATCTGCACAACCACAAACAACTCATTCCTACCATATATACATTACACAACTCATAGTTATCCACAATTCAACactaaatgaaacaatatttattaaacACGGCTGTGTTGTTCTAGAGTTTTAATTCTGTAACTCTGGCAGTTGTAGCTTTTAACACTGTTTTACTGACAACAGCTCATCTAACAAGACTGGGGCTCAACCTGAGGCTGCACTGATTGTCTTTTAGGACACAGAATCTTGGAGAAAGCCCTTCGAAAACTACTGTGGCACAGAGGGTACAGGAAAGGGTTGATGGCTGAGTTCAGCCACAGAAGCCAGAATGTAATTTCGTACCAATAGTTTGACACACATCTGCCGCTGCAGGCGGCACGGATGATCATCAGCAGAGTGTACGGAGCCCAGCAGAttgcaaaaatgcacacaatgatgGCCAACGATTTGGCTATTTTCTTGTCTCTGGAAAGGCGAGATACCTGAGTCCTACGACTGGGCCTCGTACAGGAAGCAGTTTGCTGAAACAGCTGAGAGCTGTTCCTGTTAGGAGAAATCCTCTGATGCTGCATTAAGATTTGACCAGTGTCAGGGTCTGCACAGGAAGGGTATTGCACATCATCTTCAATGACGGCAGAAATAGCAGCAGCCTCACAGGACACTTTTCGAGTCTTCACAAACAACACAGACCAGCCTCCTCGGTCTCCTCCCCCTTTGTGTTTCTTAATAGTTGGCATGTTGTCCTCGTCCTCTGCGCACATGCCTCTTTTCATGTTCCTGCAGTAAATATTTAGGTAGATACTGAAGTTGAAGAATGTAACAGACACAAGTGGAGTGAAAAACTCGAAGGTGGAGGCGCTGAGGAGGAAGTACCAAGTGAAATAAAACTCAGCATAACACTCGTGTGAAGGGACTATGCTGTGGCCGACAACGGCCTCCCACAAGATGATAGCAGGACCGTAGAGGAGGAAGGCCAACACCCAAACTGCCAACATCTTGAACACAGCTTGGCGGGTGATGTTCCTCTGAGCCCTGTATTTTACCTGCATTAAAACAAcaagaggacacacacacatacaacgtTACATAAAACACTTCTCTTCTCTTTCCACCAGCAACAGTTGTTAACATTCCACATTAAAACTGGCTGACACACGCACTGAATGCTGCTCACAGAACATCAGAGCAGCCGATTGAtgaagtagaaaaaaaacaaatctgcaTCTTTTTGCTCTaaacaaaaacccacacacGAAACACTAGAAATCCCAAAGCataggacagaaaaaaaaagatttgggcAGAGAGCCATTCATGCAGTGTGTGACACAGCTATGAAAGAGACATCTGGTGTCTTGAGATTCTCGCCGCCCTCGCCATTAATCCTCACCCCTTACTTTCGCGCTcacttccttttgtttttttttttcctttccattaAATTTATATTCAGTTAAATTCTTCCATATTTCACTCTCTCTTGCTTTTCTTTAGCTTTCATTGAACTAAAACATTTACATGACCTTGTTTGTAAGTGGAATGTGGTAGATGAAGCTAGACAGAGCCCATTTAGGAGGCTTTTAACTGTGCTCAGTACTGATGATTTGACTGGAAGCGTGAGTTTCAGCTGAAACAGTCACCAGGACACGAGCCAACAGACACGCAAGTTCTGAGGTAAACAATCCAGTTCGCGGAAGAGTCTATAAAAAAAGATGTTATTTTCTCGAAACATGTTTTTGAAGATCTGCCACAGTCTTGAAAAACGACCAGGGAGGTGTATACGTGTTCTGAACATAGTTTCCTTCTGTATGTGTTCGTCATTAGATTTTATCTCATGTCTGTTATCAGAGGAAGAcgcaaaaagaaagaaaaaagtgtgaTTGGTGAGCATGAATTTGAAGACTTATTAATTGTATGTCTGTTGATTCCCTTACACCTCCATGCAATGTGGACTCTAAAGAGTCTTAACAGGCTTCATGGCCCCACTTGGATCACAATCATCTGCCCTaaactgtatattttttctggGGTTCTTTTTGTCTTAAGGCCAAATGACATGAATAAAAACCTTACCGCTTTGGAACCAGTTTCTCTAAAAGTTTGGTTGGTAAccctttacttgaagttttatacataaggctgaccttatctgtcattagcatgaataacaTGTCATGAAAGCTGTGtctttttgctaaattatgacacctttggagctatgttggcatttttttgagttagggttagggtaatgtacaacacttaatgacagccttcatgacaccttattcatgcaaaTGACAAGTGTCATGTCAGAATAATGACATAATGTCaggctttatgtataaaacttcaagtaaagtgttcctGTTCTGTTTTCATGAAAACATTGTTGATGTGAAAGCAAAGAGCCAGGATCATCGGGGTAGAAATGAAATGCAAGGACCTCCACATAATCCAAATTCATCCAAAGTGTGCAGTGAAAAACGGATCCAATGAGTTGAACACTAATTCAGGAAGTAAGTCGTAACTAGCCAGAAGTAAAAAGAATCAAAGGTTTTCTTTCTCCATATAAATATCTAACGGGGCCAACAGACATTCACACACTCATGAACACCTAAAAGGAACTTAAGCGACTCCGATTAACCTAACATTCATGTCTTTGAACTGAGGCTGAAAGTTTCCATTAAAACCTACACAGGCATTGAGGGAACGTGCCAACTCCAGATGTTTCCCCTTCAGGATTGAAAGGCTGAAGCTCTAGCCATCACACCATATTATCAATTTCAAATGACTGACCGTAATGTAGATCAATGTGAATTGTTATCGAACACTCTATTCCCCTATATGGCGATGCTTTTAACGATCGTGGTCATTATTTGACATTCTTCAGAGAATTAGATTTACAAGTGACCTGCTGTATGCTGAGACACAGCTGGCTGCAGCTAAATGCCAACGATACAGTGGAGTGGTCCTTTTACTTGGTTGTCAATCATTCAAAGTGTGGAGTCCTGTGTTGTTCACACTGATATAGACTGATTGAACCATGGAGGCAAGTGTGAGCGTTGGATGTGGCCCAAGATTTTAGGGCTGAGAGCAGAGACTGGTGAGGGGAGGGAGGcgtgatgagtgtgtgtgtgtgcgtgcgcgtgtgtcaCAGTCACACACATTTCAGCACTGACAGACAGCAGTGTCACACACTGTGTGCACATCGTAATGAGCGCATCTGTCCTGTACTCACAGCTCTTGTGACTGACAGGAAGCGATCGTAACTGATGAGAACAATGTTGAAGACTGAGGCAGTGCACACCAAGTAGTCCATCACCAGCCACACTTTGCAGAGACCTTTGCCCAGTAACCACTTTCCAGTCAGGTTGTATGGGATGTACAAGGGAATGCAAAAGGCACCTGTAAGaaaacgcacacgcacacgttaACATTCAAGACCACTCAGAGACTCCCACGCAAGGGACACCAGCATTCTCCAAGagatgaatatatatatacataaacaatTAAGTAATAAacaagtaatatatatatatatatatatatatatatatatatatatatatattacttccTTTaccgggaaaaaaaaaaaaatatatatatatatatattacttgcTGCTGAATGTTAGTGACCCCCCCACCATTACCCCACCCCCAGCCACAAGTCTAACATGAAAGACATTTGGGACGACAAGCAACAGATAGGAGAGCAGTTCTTGCTGGCTATATGTGCGCAAATGAAATGGTGGATGTAAAATAGAAGGGATGCTACAATTACGCACAGCTGTTCCTATAATTCCAAGAGATAGAGGCGCACAAAAGCCAAATTTAACACACCCATCTTATCGACAGTGATGTATTTCATGTTCGGAACATTTTAGCGCGTCATTGGGTGCGCGTAAAAACGCAAAAATTATCCTGATTTTCGccacaatacaaaaaaattcacaCTCACCCACAAAAAAGTCAGCTATGGCAAGGTTCAGAAAGAAGTAGTTGCTCTGAGTCCTTAGCGTTTTATCCACAATAAAAGCCAAGATGACCAGTGAGTTCCCAGCCACGACTACGATGACCAGGGTCACCATGAGAACCAACAGGATCACCGCCAAGTAACCTGGAAGGACAGTCTCTGCCTCGGATACAGCGGGAGTCAGATTGCCGCTGACATTTGAGCCCTGGATGTGAGCGCCCATGGTTAGTTGACGGCTAAAGTCATATGGACTGGAGGCACGCACTTTAGCCAAATTATCCATTTTCTCCCAGGAGGCGATCTGCGATCCAAAAACGGAAGAATCCGggcatttgtcattttaaaatggcTCGCTTGTGCGTATTCTGGTGGTTTTCCTCCAGTTCTGAAAGTGAGTCTCACTGATGGTTGTGCGCGCACCGCTGCCTCGGTCAAACATACGAAGCGACGTTTACGCACGGCGATGAGTGGTGGTTTCAAAGTAAAGGTCTGGCAAGGAGAGTAGCCAATCAGCTCTTCTCAGATGTAATCACGTGTCATAGTACTATTTTTTAGGTATCTGGTACACAGAGGCGTGTAGGTGGTTTAATATCAACCTACTGATCATTACAGTAATAACGGATTACAGAGAAAGTTCTACtcatgcttttactttgaaaaagaacaacatTCCA from Gouania willdenowi chromosome 4, fGouWil2.1, whole genome shotgun sequence includes the following:
- the LOC114461968 gene encoding histamine H3 receptor, translating into MDNLAKVRASSPYDFSRQLTMGAHIQGSNVSGNLTPAVSEAETVLPGYLAVILLVLMVTLVIVVVAGNSLVILAFIVDKTLRTQSNYFFLNLAIADFFVGAFCIPLYIPYNLTGKWLLGKGLCKVWLVMDYLVCTASVFNIVLISYDRFLSVTRAVKYRAQRNITRQAVFKMLAVWVLAFLLYGPAIILWEAVVGHSIVPSHECYAEFYFTWYFLLSASTFEFFTPLVSVTFFNFSIYLNIYCRNMKRGMCAEDEDNMPTIKKHKGGGDRGGWSVLFVKTRKVSCEAAAISAVIEDDVQYPSCADPDTGQILMQHQRISPNRNSSQLFQQTASCTRPSRRTQVSRLSRDKKIAKSLAIIVCIFAICWAPYTLLMIIRAACSGRCVSNYWYEITFWLLWLNSAINPFLYPLCHSSFRRAFSKILCPKRQSVQPQVEPQSC